The Euphorbia lathyris chromosome 8, ddEupLath1.1, whole genome shotgun sequence genome has a window encoding:
- the LOC136203436 gene encoding zinc transporter 4, chloroplastic → MLFFEDLLALLSLNTFTAKTRALSDLLFNGISESMTTSCNSADDDSCRDDSAALILKFVAMASILLAGIVGIAIPLIGKHRRFLRTDGNLFVAAKAFAAGVILATGFVHMLSGGSEALSNPCLPKYPWAKFPFSGFFAMMAALLTLLVDFVGTQYYERKQGLNRPIEEQARVSSDDSVQDTGIVPVVEVKNLGSVEKVFGEEEGGGMHIVGMHAHAAHHRHNHPHGQGACEGQVKDVGHGHAHGHSHGHGHGHSHGHGHDVGDEESGSRHVVVSQILELGIVSHSVIIGLSLGVSESPCTIRPLIAALSFHQFFEGFALGGCIAQAQFKTLSTVVMACFFAITTPAGIGIGTAISSFYNPHSQGALIAEGILDSLSAGILVYMALVDLIAADFLSKRMSCNFRLQLVSYFMLFLGAGMMSSLAIWA, encoded by the exons ATGTTATTCTTTGAG GATCTCTTGGCGTTGCTTAGCCTTAATACTTTCACTGCCAAGACTCGAGCTCTTTCAG ATCTTTTATTTAACGGGATCTCCGAATCAATGACGACAAGCTGTAATTCAGCCGACGACGATTCTTGCCGAGACGACTCGGCGGCACTCATTCTCAAATTCGTGGCCATGGCGTCGATTCTCCTGGCCGGAATAGTTGGCATCGCAATCCCTCTCATCGGAAAGCATCGCCGATTCCTAAGAACGGACGGGAACCTCTTCGTCGCAGCAAAAGCGTTCGCCGCTGGCGTAATTCTGGCCACTGGTTTCGTTCATATGCTATCGGGTGGGTCCGAGGCCCTCTCAAATCCTTGCTTGCCCAAATACCCGTGGGCGAAGTTCCCGTTTTCCGGGTTTTTTGCCATGATGGCGGCATTGTTGACTCTACTTGTGGATTTTGTTGGCACTCAATATTACGAGAGAAAGCAGGGGCTAAACCGCCCAATTGAGGAGCAAGCTCGGGTGAGTTCGGATGACTCGGTTCAGGATACGGGTATAGTTCCGGTTGTGGAGGTTAAAAACCTTGGATCGGTCGAGAAGGTATTCGGAGAGGAAGAAGGCGGCGGGATGCACATTGTTGGAATGCACGCGCACGCTGCGCACCATAGACATAACCATCCTCACGGCCAAGGCGCGTGCGAGGGGCAGGTGAAGGATGTCGGACACGGGCACGCCCACGGCCACAGTCATGGACATGGGCACGGCCACAGTCATGGGCATGGGCATGATGTCGGGGATGAGGAAAGTGGATCAAGACACGTCGTGGTTTCACAG ATATTGGAGCTTGGGATAGTGTCACATTCAGTGATAATTGGGCTATCACTAGGAGTGTCAGAAAGTCCATGTACAATAAGACCCTTAATAGCAGCATTGTCATTTCACCAATTCTTTGAAGGGTTCGCATTAGGAGGGTGCATTGCACAGGCACAGTTCAAGACCCTCTCAACCGTAGTGATGGCATGTTTTTTTGCAATCACAACACCTGCCGGAATCGGAATTGGGACAGCAATTTCATCATTTTACAACCCACATAGCCAAGGAGCTCTAATTGCTGAAGGCATCTTAGATTCTTTATCGGCTGGAATTCTTGTGTACATGGCATTGGTTGATTTAATTGCTGCTGATTTTCTCAGTAAGAGGATGAGCTGCAATTTTAGACTTCAACTTGTTTCTTATTTTATGCTATTTCTTGGAGCTGGAATGATGTCTTCACTTGCTATTTGGGCTTGA